One segment of Pseudodesulfovibrio sp. 5S69 DNA contains the following:
- a CDS encoding YidH family protein: MTDNRSEDLRTELACERNVLARERCDMAVKRTRLANRRTFLAWCRTALAFMTFGFLLEKVDTFVALQKAAAPAQVVSDLAELGKFAFVGGPVLVIFAAIRYYRLEKELGFDSGDLYAIPELVLFSVIMASAVIYLFIV, encoded by the coding sequence ATGACTGACAACCGTTCCGAGGATTTGCGCACCGAACTGGCCTGCGAACGCAACGTCTTGGCCCGCGAGCGCTGCGACATGGCCGTGAAGCGCACCCGGCTGGCCAATCGGCGGACCTTCCTGGCCTGGTGCCGGACGGCCCTGGCCTTCATGACCTTCGGCTTCCTGCTGGAAAAGGTCGATACCTTCGTGGCCCTGCAGAAAGCCGCCGCGCCCGCGCAGGTGGTCTCGGATCTGGCCGAGCTCGGCAAGTTCGCCTTTGTGGGCGGCCCGGTGCTGGTGATCTTCGCGGCCATTCGGTACTATCGCCTCGAAAAGGAACTGGGCTTCGACTCCGGCGATCTCTATGCGATCCCCGAACTGGTCCTGTTCAGCGTGATCATGGCCAGCGCCGTCATCTACCTGTTTATCGTCTAG
- a CDS encoding ABC transporter permease, whose product MPETTLRGGSGFMRSFSGRIFHGWMLASAALVLLFIGLPMLSTLASPTWDVFVETLGDKDVMASVWLSMSTSATAAAIAFVFGTPLAYLLARNEFPGKKVVESLVDLPIMIPHPVVGIALLGLTSPNTAFGQMLQSMGIEIMGTTTGIVAVLVFVGVPFYVNAAKSGMESIPRRLENVSRSLGAGAAATFFRITLPLCWRYMLVGMIMCMARALSEFGAIIIVAYHPMVAPVLMYERFTAYGLQYSQPVAVILILVSMVFFLLLRTLSLPKGNNS is encoded by the coding sequence ATGCCCGAAACGACCCTCCGGGGAGGGAGCGGCTTCATGCGCTCCTTCTCCGGCCGCATATTCCACGGATGGATGCTCGCCTCGGCGGCCCTGGTCCTGCTGTTCATCGGCCTGCCCATGCTGAGCACCCTGGCCAGCCCGACCTGGGACGTCTTTGTCGAGACTCTGGGCGACAAGGACGTCATGGCCTCGGTCTGGCTGTCCATGTCCACCTCGGCCACCGCCGCGGCCATCGCCTTCGTCTTCGGCACCCCGCTCGCCTACCTGCTCGCGCGCAACGAGTTCCCCGGCAAGAAGGTGGTCGAGAGCCTGGTGGATTTGCCGATCATGATCCCCCACCCGGTGGTGGGCATCGCCCTGCTCGGCCTGACCAGTCCGAACACCGCCTTCGGGCAGATGCTGCAATCCATGGGCATCGAGATCATGGGCACCACCACGGGCATCGTGGCCGTGCTCGTGTTCGTGGGCGTGCCCTTCTACGTGAACGCCGCCAAGTCGGGCATGGAGTCCATCCCCCGGCGGCTGGAGAACGTCTCGCGCTCGCTGGGGGCCGGGGCCGCAGCCACCTTTTTCCGCATCACCCTGCCCCTGTGCTGGCGCTACATGCTGGTCGGCATGATCATGTGCATGGCCCGCGCCCTGTCCGAATTCGGGGCTATCATCATCGTGGCCTACCACCCCATGGTCGCCCCGGTGCTCATGTACGAGCGGTTCACGGCCTACGGCCTGCAATACTCCCAGCCCGTGGCCGTCATCCTCATCCTGGTCAGCATGGTCTTCTTCCTGCTGCTCCGGACCCTGTCGCTGCCCAAGGGGAACAATTCGTGA
- the typA gene encoding translational GTPase TypA, with translation MSNKVYNNGLRNIAIIAHVDHGKTTLVDGMFKQSGLFREGQDVSERIMDSMDLERERGITIAAKNCSVSWKGTKINIIDTPGHADFGGEVERSLSMADGAILLVDASEGPLPQTRFVLKKALEQNLSLMVVINKVDRQDARPDEVLNEIYDLFIDLDASEDQLDFPLLYAIGRDGIAMESPDERGENLHILLDMIVDHVPGPVHDPDEPFQMLVSDLSYSDYVGRLAIGKVHHGVAKSNDQLLCIADGGRTVPLKVTKLQTYDGLQVVPTDTCEPGDIVVIAGIEDVHIGDTICTKEDPRALPRITVDEPTVSMRFGINTSPLAGQEGKLVQTNKIRERLHKETLLNVAIQVEDTEGREAYLVKGRGEFQMAILVEQMRREGFELSVGRPEVILKYEDGQKLEPIEHLYVDCDESFMGIVTEKIQIRKGRMTNMVNHGTGRVRLEFSVPSRALIGYRDEFLTDTKGTGIMNSYLEGYGEYRGEFTSRYTGSLVADRSGKAVAYGLFNLEPRGRIFVVPGDPIYEGMIIGEHNRENDINVNPAKEKKLTNMRASGKDEAVVLTPVKPMTLEYALNFIKDDEEVEVTPVSIRLRKTELSALVRHREEGKKKKGKENG, from the coding sequence ATGAGCAACAAAGTATACAACAACGGACTTCGCAATATCGCCATCATCGCCCACGTCGACCATGGCAAAACCACCCTGGTGGACGGCATGTTCAAGCAATCGGGCCTCTTCCGCGAGGGCCAGGACGTGAGCGAGCGCATCATGGACTCCATGGACCTGGAGCGGGAGCGCGGCATCACCATCGCCGCCAAGAACTGTTCCGTCTCCTGGAAGGGCACCAAGATCAACATCATCGACACCCCCGGCCACGCCGACTTCGGCGGCGAGGTGGAGCGTTCCCTGTCCATGGCCGACGGCGCCATCCTCCTGGTGGACGCCTCCGAAGGCCCGCTCCCCCAGACCCGTTTCGTGCTGAAGAAGGCCCTGGAGCAGAATCTTTCCCTGATGGTGGTCATCAACAAGGTCGACCGCCAGGACGCCCGCCCGGACGAAGTGCTCAACGAAATCTACGACCTGTTCATCGATCTGGACGCGAGCGAGGACCAGCTCGACTTCCCCCTGCTCTACGCCATCGGGCGCGACGGCATCGCCATGGAGTCCCCGGACGAGCGCGGCGAGAACCTGCACATTCTCCTCGACATGATCGTGGACCACGTGCCCGGCCCGGTGCACGACCCGGACGAGCCCTTCCAGATGCTCGTCTCCGACCTGTCCTACTCCGACTACGTGGGCCGGCTGGCCATCGGCAAGGTCCACCACGGCGTGGCCAAGTCCAACGACCAGCTCCTGTGCATCGCCGACGGCGGCCGGACCGTGCCGCTCAAGGTGACCAAGCTCCAGACCTACGACGGCCTCCAGGTGGTCCCCACCGACACCTGCGAACCCGGCGACATCGTCGTCATCGCGGGCATCGAAGACGTGCACATCGGCGACACCATCTGCACCAAGGAAGACCCCAGGGCCCTGCCCCGCATCACCGTGGACGAACCCACCGTGTCCATGCGCTTCGGCATCAACACCTCGCCCCTGGCGGGCCAGGAGGGCAAGCTGGTCCAGACCAACAAGATCCGCGAACGGCTGCACAAGGAGACCCTGCTCAATGTGGCCATCCAGGTGGAGGACACCGAAGGCCGGGAAGCCTACCTGGTCAAAGGACGCGGCGAGTTCCAGATGGCCATCCTGGTGGAACAGATGCGCCGCGAGGGATTCGAGCTCTCCGTGGGCCGTCCCGAGGTCATCCTCAAGTACGAGGACGGCCAGAAGCTGGAGCCCATCGAGCACCTCTACGTAGACTGCGACGAGAGCTTCATGGGCATCGTCACCGAGAAGATCCAGATCCGCAAGGGCCGCATGACCAACATGGTCAACCACGGCACCGGCCGGGTCCGCCTGGAGTTCTCGGTCCCGTCCCGCGCGCTCATCGGCTACCGCGACGAATTCCTGACCGACACCAAGGGCACGGGCATCATGAACTCCTACCTCGAGGGGTACGGCGAATACCGGGGCGAGTTCACCTCCCGGTACACCGGCTCCCTGGTGGCCGACCGCTCCGGCAAGGCCGTGGCCTACGGCCTGTTCAACCTGGAGCCGCGCGGCCGCATCTTCGTGGTCCCCGGCGATCCGATCTACGAGGGCATGATCATCGGCGAGCACAATCGGGAAAACGACATCAACGTCAACCCGGCCAAGGAAAAGAAGCTGACCAACATGCGCGCCTCGGGCAAGGACGAGGCCGTGGTCCTCACCCCGGTCAAGCCCATGACCCTGGAATACGCCCTGAACTTCATCAAGGACGATGAGGAAGTGGAGGTCACTCCCGTGTCCATCCGGCTGCGCAAGACCGAGCTCTCGGCCCTGGTGCGGCATCGTGAGGAAGGGAAGAAGAAAAAGGGCAAGGAAAACGGCTAA
- a CDS encoding ABC transporter ATP-binding protein: MIRLTDLTLRYPGFTLDHVSLHVRPGEFFALMGSTGSGKTLVLESVAGLTKLDEGTVAIGGRDVTRLAPEERNVSLVYQDHALFPHLSVLQNVLYGQRYHGINKEDGRREARDLLAALSLSRLENRRPEHLSGGEKQRTALARALACRPDVVLLDEPLSSLDPQFRGELRRTLKNVHETTRTTFLMVTHDFTDAMILAERGAVIKDGRLHQQDTVANIFRRPATPFTASFVGMTNVFPASYSEGCCTFAGHAFEGLPELPAWSLGFAALRPEDVFVGSVEDFPKDWHVLRGTVERVEREGFTWTAVVRCGDQAVTALVDRHMVLSRGLESGSQVTVGFAGEHLHHMPETN; the protein is encoded by the coding sequence GTGATCCGCCTGACCGACCTGACCCTCCGCTATCCCGGCTTCACCCTGGATCACGTCTCCCTGCACGTCCGGCCCGGCGAATTTTTCGCCCTCATGGGCTCCACCGGCTCGGGCAAGACCCTGGTCCTGGAGTCCGTGGCCGGGCTGACGAAACTCGACGAGGGAACCGTGGCCATCGGCGGCCGCGACGTGACCCGCCTGGCGCCCGAGGAGCGCAATGTCAGCCTGGTCTACCAGGACCACGCCCTGTTCCCGCACCTGAGCGTGCTGCAAAACGTCCTGTACGGCCAGCGCTACCACGGCATCAACAAAGAGGACGGCCGGCGCGAGGCCCGGGACCTGCTCGCCGCCCTGAGCCTGTCACGCCTGGAAAACCGGCGGCCCGAGCACCTGTCCGGCGGGGAGAAACAGCGCACGGCACTGGCCCGCGCCCTGGCCTGCCGCCCGGACGTGGTCCTGCTGGACGAGCCCCTCTCCTCCCTGGACCCCCAGTTCCGGGGCGAGTTGCGCCGGACCCTGAAAAACGTACACGAGACCACCCGGACCACCTTCCTGATGGTCACCCACGATTTCACGGACGCCATGATCCTGGCCGAGCGCGGCGCGGTCATCAAGGACGGCCGCCTGCACCAGCAGGACACGGTGGCCAACATCTTCCGCCGCCCGGCCACGCCGTTCACCGCCTCCTTCGTGGGCATGACCAACGTGTTCCCGGCCAGCTACTCGGAGGGATGCTGCACCTTCGCGGGGCACGCCTTCGAAGGTCTGCCCGAGTTGCCCGCATGGTCCTTGGGCTTCGCGGCCCTGCGGCCCGAAGACGTGTTTGTGGGGAGTGTCGAGGATTTCCCGAAGGACTGGCATGTCCTGCGGGGGACCGTGGAGCGCGTGGAGCGCGAGGGGTTCACCTGGACCGCCGTTGTCCGCTGCGGCGACCAGGCCGTGACCGCCCTGGTGGACCGGCACATGGTCCTCAGCCGGGGCCTGGAAAGCGGTTCGCAGGTGACCGTCGGCTTTGCCGGGGAACACCTCCACCACATGCCCGAAACGAACTAA
- the wtpA gene encoding tungstate ABC transporter substrate-binding protein WtpA, with protein MSYRITAFMACLAMALVLLVAPGAAQAEPSGKLIIFHAGSLSVPFAAIEKNFEAKYPKVDVLREAGGSTKMARLISEVGKPADIMASADYVVIDKTLIPKFASWNVRFASNQMVLCYTDKSKFADEINSDNWADILLRKGVVWGHSDPNLDPCGYRSLMVLQLAEKFYNRPGLYEKLLANRPEKNIRPKSVELISLLQAGHMDYAWEYLSVAVQHDLKYVTLDNHLNLSDMAMNDFYASAKVQVTGKKPGTFIERTGKSITYGITKIDKAPNPEAADAFLAYLFDPEGGLKILKEMGQPPFVPVRTTAAGMAKMPASLKPLVTVSE; from the coding sequence ATGTCTTACCGCATCACCGCATTCATGGCCTGCCTGGCCATGGCCCTGGTCCTGCTCGTGGCACCTGGCGCCGCCCAGGCCGAGCCGTCCGGCAAACTGATCATCTTCCACGCGGGCAGCCTGTCCGTGCCCTTCGCCGCCATTGAAAAGAACTTCGAAGCCAAGTATCCCAAGGTGGACGTCCTGCGCGAGGCAGGCGGCTCCACCAAGATGGCCCGGCTGATCTCCGAGGTAGGCAAGCCCGCCGACATCATGGCCTCGGCCGATTACGTGGTCATCGACAAGACCCTGATCCCCAAGTTCGCCTCATGGAACGTGCGCTTCGCATCCAACCAGATGGTCCTGTGCTACACGGACAAGTCCAAGTTCGCCGATGAAATCAACTCGGACAACTGGGCCGACATCCTGCTGCGCAAGGGCGTGGTCTGGGGCCATTCCGACCCCAACCTTGATCCATGCGGCTACCGCTCCCTCATGGTCCTGCAACTGGCCGAGAAATTTTACAATCGGCCCGGCCTGTACGAAAAGCTCCTGGCCAACCGGCCCGAAAAGAACATCCGGCCCAAGTCCGTGGAACTCATTTCCCTGCTGCAGGCCGGGCACATGGACTACGCCTGGGAATACCTGTCCGTGGCCGTGCAGCACGACCTCAAATACGTCACCCTGGACAACCACCTGAACCTGAGCGACATGGCCATGAACGACTTCTACGCCAGCGCCAAGGTCCAGGTCACCGGCAAGAAGCCCGGCACCTTCATCGAGCGCACGGGCAAGTCCATCACCTACGGCATCACCAAGATAGACAAGGCCCCGAACCCCGAGGCGGCCGATGCCTTCCTGGCCTACCTGTTCGATCCCGAGGGCGGCCTGAAGATCCTCAAGGAAATGGGGCAGCCGCCATTCGTTCCGGTGCGCACCACCGCCGCCGGCATGGCCAAGATGCCCGCGTCCCTCAAGCCCCTGGTGACCGTCTCCGAATAA
- a CDS encoding multidrug resistance efflux transporter family protein, translating into MFRIIFLGVLAALFFSSTFVLNRAMSLEGGHWVWSASLRYFWMLVMLFGWLAATGKGRLAADSVRLFARHWVFWTVAGSVGFGVFYALITFSSVFAPGWVVAATWQTTILAAPLVLLGFGRRVPLGALALTLLIFAGVVLINLEQATESGLHEVLLGALPVLVAAFAYPFGNQLVWEARRGEKRFLPHIDHPAMDDPFCRVLLLTIGSLPLWFALIAVTAPPPPSTGQLIQTAIVAACSGVVATSLFLVARNTAGSTAELAAADCTQSMEVVFSLAGEAILLGHVMPGLMGWLGIGLTMGGLMLYITVQSRT; encoded by the coding sequence ATGTTCCGCATCATCTTCCTGGGCGTGCTCGCCGCGCTCTTCTTTTCCTCCACCTTCGTGCTCAACCGGGCCATGAGCCTGGAGGGCGGGCATTGGGTCTGGTCCGCGTCCCTGCGCTATTTCTGGATGCTGGTCATGCTCTTCGGCTGGCTGGCGGCCACGGGCAAGGGGCGGCTGGCCGCGGACTCGGTCCGGCTCTTCGCCCGGCACTGGGTGTTCTGGACGGTTGCAGGGAGCGTCGGGTTCGGCGTGTTCTACGCCCTGATCACCTTCAGTTCGGTCTTCGCCCCGGGCTGGGTCGTCGCGGCCACCTGGCAGACCACCATCCTGGCCGCCCCCCTGGTCCTGCTCGGCTTCGGCCGCAGGGTGCCGCTGGGGGCACTGGCCCTGACGCTGCTGATCTTCGCGGGCGTGGTCCTGATCAACCTGGAGCAGGCCACCGAGTCCGGCCTGCACGAGGTCCTGCTGGGTGCCCTGCCCGTGCTGGTGGCGGCCTTCGCCTATCCCTTCGGCAACCAGTTGGTCTGGGAGGCGCGGCGGGGCGAGAAGCGGTTCCTGCCGCACATCGACCACCCGGCCATGGACGATCCCTTCTGCCGGGTGCTGCTTCTGACCATCGGCTCGCTGCCCCTGTGGTTCGCACTCATCGCGGTCACCGCGCCGCCGCCCCCGTCCACGGGTCAGTTGATCCAGACGGCCATCGTCGCGGCCTGTTCGGGGGTAGTGGCCACCAGCCTGTTCCTGGTGGCACGGAACACGGCCGGTTCCACGGCCGAGCTGGCCGCGGCCGACTGCACCCAGTCCATGGAGGTGGTCTTTTCCCTGGCGGGCGAAGCCATCCTGTTGGGGCACGTCATGCCAGGCCTCATGGGCTGGCTCGGCATCGGGCTGACCATGGGCGGGCTGATGCTCTATATCACGGTGCAGAGCCGGACTTAG